In one Bradyrhizobium sp. 4 genomic region, the following are encoded:
- a CDS encoding YbaB/EbfC family nucleoid-associated protein, giving the protein MVDIFGMMKQAQQLQSKMQEMQDQLANVEVEGISGGGLVAVRMTAKMDVKGVKIDPSLMKAEEREVLEDLLVTAFGEARRKAEAAMQEKMQSLTGGLGLPPGLSGLFGQ; this is encoded by the coding sequence ATGGTCGATATTTTCGGCATGATGAAGCAGGCGCAGCAGCTGCAATCCAAGATGCAGGAGATGCAGGACCAGCTCGCCAACGTCGAGGTCGAGGGCATCTCCGGCGGCGGTCTCGTCGCTGTGCGCATGACCGCGAAGATGGACGTCAAGGGCGTCAAGATCGATCCTTCGCTGATGAAGGCGGAAGAGCGCGAAGTGCTCGAGGATCTGCTTGTCACCGCGTTCGGCGAGGCCCGCCGCAAGGCGGAAGCCGCCATGCAGGAGAAGATGCAGTCGCTCACCGGGGGGCTCGGCCTGCCGCCGGGGCTGTCGGGGCTGTTCGGCCAGTAG